A region from the Halichondria panicea chromosome 11, odHalPani1.1, whole genome shotgun sequence genome encodes:
- the LOC135344526 gene encoding cell surface glycoprotein 1-like isoform X4: protein MMQQQVKLLLALAALLGAANAQRGCPNQVDCTDDPCATATCPSFMDTECRVNNCSGECTADFFTTKGSRDVNVTNNCFKYFETCKEDTCNIRRKCMTYTPEVCKNGRICQNIRCEIESLPPLTCEDLVCTDDKTKCETTQTTRGTQARCVVSIPDNCDEKKCDEGMVCEVRTRGKDGVQVARCVADKKDSTNPRRGATCAEVECDEDEVCLMLSDDNGARCANPPPPTDCSQLQCEQGMDCLPTENKKRVRCVRRKEPFGDSNPTERPSGATPLPVLARSCDQLDCEPGYSCRMVANKAKNGNRQPLPTCKPDECPTRKPRGPPRSCRQLECGREEVCVTCGEGEKTRARCLATERPNMRQGNTTNPGRLGNHTKPRNTTSGNGTRPTGKPVRPTRPSGNGTRPTGRPTVVRPTRPSGNGTRPTGRPVRPTRPSGNGTRPTGGRPTGRPVRPTRPSGNGTRPTGRPVRPTRPSGNGTRPTGGRPTGRPNRPRNATTPDQRANRCKEAECRRGFRCIQVRRGERQVPTCVRVIDEVCRLGPEQREIFGKGGLTKPDEREDGKSKFEEGDMEEDDETPERPNKKEEGDDETEDDEESERRNKKEEGDDETEDEESERRNKKEEGDNETEDDEESERRNKNEEGDDETEDNEESERRNKKEEGDDETEDDDKDEDSSTPRPRPRPTNLRLPDLCSERACCPGEKCYISSTEGGRPRLAFCAPAGFTGEVPPGPPSPTCEELECGERFECRERKENGLTIGRCARKETDGPQPTGRPTVRPTRPSGNRTRPTGGRPTDRPSGNTDKPRPTGGRPTGRPSGNTDKPRPTGGKPTDRPSGNTRPTGGKPTDRPSGNTRPTGGKPTGRPSGNTDKPRPTGERPSNRPTARPRPQTESKPNPTRPSRPNPTRPSRPLKPGR from the exons ATGATGCAACAGCAAGTGAAACTGCTACTTGCACTAGCAGCTTTGCTAGGAGCAGCCAACGCTCAACGCGGATGCCCTAACCAAGTTGATTGCACCGACGATCCATGTGCGACTGCCACCTGTCCTTCCTTCATGGATACAGAATGCCGCGTCAACAACTGTTCCGGAGAATGCACTGCAGATTTCTTCACTACAAAAGGCAGTCGAGATGTGAATGTGACAAACAATTGCTTCAAATACTTCGAGACATGCAAGGAAGATACTTGCAACATACGAAGGAAATGTATGACCTACACTCCGGAGGTTTGCAAGAATGGAAGAATCTGTCAAAACATAAG GTGTGAGATTGAAAGTCTCCCTCCTTTGACTTGTGAAGATCTTGTCTGTACCGACGACAAAACAAAGTGTGAGACCACCCAGACAACCCGTGGGACACAAGCTCGCTGCGTAGTGAGTATTCCAGACAACTGTGATGAAAAAAAGTGCGATGAGGGAATGGTTTGTGAGGTCAGGACCAGAGGTAAAGATGGGGTCCAAGTTGCAAGATGTGTAGCCGACAAGAAAGACTCTACAAATCCAAGAAGGGGCGCCACGTGCGCTGAAGTTGAATGCGATGAAGACGAAGTTTGTCTCATGCTCAGTGACGACAATGGAGCAAGGTGTGCTAACCCACCGCCCCCTACTGATTGCAGCCAGCTGCAGTGTGAACAGGGAATGGATTGTTTGCCAACTGAGAATAAAAAGAGAGTTCGATGTGTACGGAGGAAAG AGCCTTTTGGAGATTCTAATCCGACAGAGCGTCCATCGGGTGCCACTCCTCTGCCAGTACTGGcaaggtcatgtgatcagcTCGACTGCGAGCCAGGCTACAGCTGTCGGATGGTGGCCAACAAAGCGAAGAATGGGAATAGACAACCATTGCCTACATGCAAGCCTGATGAATGCCCCACAAG GAAACCACGAGGTCCTCCGAGGAGTTGCAGACAGCTGGAGTGTGGGCGTGAGGAggtgtgtgtgacatgtggAGAGGGAGAGAAGACTAGAGCGAGGTGCCTAGCaactg AGAGACCAAACATGCGTCAAGGTAATACCACAAACCCAGGACGACTGGGAAACCATACCAAACCACGCAATACAACTTCGGGCAATGGAACCAGACCAACTGGCAAACCCGTACGTCCAACTAGACCCTCAGGCAATGGAACCAGACCAACTGGCAGGCCCACTGTTGTACGTCCAACTAGACCCTCAGGCAATGGAACCAGACCAACCGGCAGGCCTGTACGTCCAACTAGGCCCTCAGGCAATGGAACCAGACCAACTGGAGGAAGACCAACCGGCAGGCCTGTACGTCCAACTAGACCCTCAGGCAATGGAACCAGACCAACTGGCAG GCCTGTACGTCCAACTAGGCCCTCAGGCAATGGAACCAGACCAACTGGAGGAAGACCAACCGGCAGGCCCAACCGTCCACGTAATGCCACAACACCAGACCAACGTGCAAACAGGTGTAAAGAAGCTGAGTGTCGCCGTGGTTTCAGATGTATCCAGGTTCGTAGGGGGGAGCGTCAAGTGCCCACCTGTGTGCGTGTAATCGATGAAGTGTGTCGACTGGGCCCCGAACAAAGAGAAATTTTCGGAAAGGGTGGACTGACAAAGCCAGATGAAAGAGAAGACGGAAAGAGTAAGTTCGAAGAAGGCGATATGGAAGAAGACGACGAAACGCCAGAGAGGCCTAACAAGAAGGAGGAAGGAGACGACGAAACAGAAGACGATGAAGAGTCCGAGAGGCGTAACAAGAAGGAGGAAGGAGACGACGAAACAGAAGACGAAGAGTCCGAGAGGCGCAACAAGAAGGAGGAAGGAGACAACGAAACAGAAGACGACGAAGAGTCCGAGAGGCGTAACAAGAATGAGGAAGGAGACGACGAAACAGAAGACAATGAAGAGTCCGAGAGGCGTAACAAGAAGGAAGAAGGAGACGACGAAACAGAAGATGATGATAAGGATGAGGACAGCTCTACCCCTCGACCACGCCCACGCCCTACTAATCTCCGCCTACCCGACCTATGTTCTGAGCGAGCTTGCTGTCCTGGAGAGAAATGCTACATCAGCAGTACCGAAGGAGGAAGACCACGACTAGCTTTCTGTGCACCA GCTGGCTTCACAGGGGAAGTCCCCCCTGGTCCCCCATCCCCTACATGTGAGGAGTTAGAGTGTGGAGAAAGATTTGAATGCCGCGAGAGAAAAGAAAACGGACTAACAATCGGCAGATGTGCGAGGAAAGAAACTGACGGACCGCAACCAACCGGCAGGCCCACTGTACGTCCAACTAGACCCTCAGGCAATAGAACCAGACCTACTGGAGGAAGACCAACCGACAGGCCCTCAGGCAATACAGATAAGCCTCGTCCTACTGGAGGAAGACCAACTGGCAGGCCCTCAGGCAATACAGATAAGCCTCGTCCTACTGGAGGAAAACCAACCGACAGGCCCTCAGGCAATACTCGACCTACTGGAGGAAAACCAACCGACAGGCCCTCAGGCAATACTCGACCTACTGGAGGAAAACCAACCGGCAGGCCCTCAGGTAATACAGATAAGCCTCGACCTACTGGAGAGAGACCATCGAACAGGCCTACAGCCAGACCTCGTCCGCAAACGGAATCGAAACCAAATCCAACAAGGCCCTCAAGGCCGAATCCAACAAGGCCCTCAAGGCCTCTAAAGCCTGGACGCTAA
- the LOC135344526 gene encoding cell surface glycoprotein 1-like isoform X3, translating to MMQQQVKLLLALAALLGAANAQRGCPNQVDCTDDPCATATCPSFMDTECRVNNCSGECTADFFTTKGSRDVNVTNNCFKYFETCKEDTCNIRRKCMTYTPEVCKNGRICQNIRCEIESLPPLTCEDLVCTDDKTKCETTQTTRGTQARCVVSIPDNCDEKKCDEGMVCEVRTRGKDGVQVARCVADKKDSTNPRRGATCAEVECDEDEVCLMLSDDNGARCANPPPPTDCSQLQCEQGMDCLPTENKKRVRCVRRKEPFGDSNPTERPSGATPLPVLARSCDQLDCEPGYSCRMVANKAKNGNRQPLPTCKPDECPTRKPRGPPRSCRQLECGREEVCVTCGEGEKTRARCLATERPNMRQGNTTNPGRLGNHTKPRNTTSGNGTRPTGKPVRPTRPSGNGTRPTGRPTVVRPTRPSGNGTRPTGRPVRPTRPSGNGTRPTGGRPTGRPVRPTRPSGNGTRPTGRPVRPTRPSGNGTRPTGGRPTGRPNRPRNATTPDQRANRCKEAECRRGFRCIQVRRGERQVPTCVRVIDEVCRLGPEQREIFGKGGLTKPDEREDGKSKFEEGDMEEDDETPERPNKKEEGDDETEDDEESERRNKKEEGDDETEDEESERRNKKEEGDNETEDDEESERRNKNEEGDDETEDNEESERRNKKEEGDDETEDDDKDEDSSTPRPRPRPTNLRLPDLCSERACCPGEKCYISSTEGGRPRLAFCAPAGFTGEVPPGPPSPTCEELECGERFECRERKENGLTIGRCARKETDGPQPTGRPTVRPTRPSGNRTRPTGGRPTDRPSGNTDKPRPTGGRPTGRPSGNTDKPRPTGGKPTDRPSGNTRPTGGKPTDRPSGNTRPTGGKPTGRPSGNTDKPRPTGERPSNRPTARPRPQTESKPNPTRPSRPNPTRPSRPLKPGR from the exons ATGATGCAACAGCAAGTGAAACTGCTACTTGCACTAGCAGCTTTGCTAGGAGCAGCCAACGCTCAACGCGGATGCCCTAACCAAGTTGATTGCACCGACGATCCATGTGCGACTGCCACCTGTCCTTCCTTCATGGATACAGAATGCCGCGTCAACAACTGTTCCGGAGAATGCACTGCAGATTTCTTCACTACAAAAGGCAGTCGAGATGTGAATGTGACAAACAATTGCTTCAAATACTTCGAGACATGCAAGGAAGATACTTGCAACATACGAAGGAAATGTATGACCTACACTCCGGAGGTTTGCAAGAATGGAAGAATCTGTCAAAACATAAG GTGTGAGATTGAAAGTCTCCCTCCTTTGACTTGTGAAGATCTTGTCTGTACCGACGACAAAACAAAGTGTGAGACCACCCAGACAACCCGTGGGACACAAGCTCGCTGCGTAGTGAGTATTCCAGACAACTGTGATGAAAAAAAGTGCGATGAGGGAATGGTTTGTGAGGTCAGGACCAGAGGTAAAGATGGGGTCCAAGTTGCAAGATGTGTAGCCGACAAGAAAGACTCTACAAATCCAAGAAGGGGCGCCACGTGCGCTGAAGTTGAATGCGATGAAGACGAAGTTTGTCTCATGCTCAGTGACGACAATGGAGCAAGGTGTGCTAACCCACCGCCCCCTACTGATTGCAGCCAGCTGCAGTGTGAACAGGGAATGGATTGTTTGCCAACTGAGAATAAAAAGAGAGTTCGATGTGTACGGAGGAAAG AGCCTTTTGGAGATTCTAATCCGACAGAGCGTCCATCGGGTGCCACTCCTCTGCCAGTACTGGcaaggtcatgtgatcagcTCGACTGCGAGCCAGGCTACAGCTGTCGGATGGTGGCCAACAAAGCGAAGAATGGGAATAGACAACCATTGCCTACATGCAAGCCTGATGAATGCCCCACAAG GAAACCACGAGGTCCTCCGAGGAGTTGCAGACAGCTGGAGTGTGGGCGTGAGGAggtgtgtgtgacatgtggAGAGGGAGAGAAGACTAGAGCGAGGTGCCTAGCaactg AGAGACCAAACATGCGTCAAGGTAATACCACAAACCCAGGACGACTGGGAAACCATACCAAACCACGCAATACAACTTCGGGCAATGGAACCAGACCAACTGGCAAACCCGTACGTCCAACTAGACCCTCAGGCAATGGAACCAGACCAACTGGCAGGCCCACTGTTGTACGTCCAACTAGACCCTCAGGCAATGGAACCAGACCAACCGGCAGGCCTGTACGTCCAACTAGGCCCTCAGGCAATGGAACCAGACCAACTGGAGGAAGACCAACCGGCAGGCCTGTACGTCCAACTAGACCCTCAG GCAATGGAACCAGACCAACCGGCAGGCCTGTACGTCCAACTAGGCCCTCAGGCAATGGAACCAGACCAACTGGAGGAAGACCAACCGGCAGGCCCAACCGTCCACGTAATGCCACAACACCAGACCAACGTGCAAACAGGTGTAAAGAAGCTGAGTGTCGCCGTGGTTTCAGATGTATCCAGGTTCGTAGGGGGGAGCGTCAAGTGCCCACCTGTGTGCGTGTAATCGATGAAGTGTGTCGACTGGGCCCCGAACAAAGAGAAATTTTCGGAAAGGGTGGACTGACAAAGCCAGATGAAAGAGAAGACGGAAAGAGTAAGTTCGAAGAAGGCGATATGGAAGAAGACGACGAAACGCCAGAGAGGCCTAACAAGAAGGAGGAAGGAGACGACGAAACAGAAGACGATGAAGAGTCCGAGAGGCGTAACAAGAAGGAGGAAGGAGACGACGAAACAGAAGACGAAGAGTCCGAGAGGCGCAACAAGAAGGAGGAAGGAGACAACGAAACAGAAGACGACGAAGAGTCCGAGAGGCGTAACAAGAATGAGGAAGGAGACGACGAAACAGAAGACAATGAAGAGTCCGAGAGGCGTAACAAGAAGGAAGAAGGAGACGACGAAACAGAAGATGATGATAAGGATGAGGACAGCTCTACCCCTCGACCACGCCCACGCCCTACTAATCTCCGCCTACCCGACCTATGTTCTGAGCGAGCTTGCTGTCCTGGAGAGAAATGCTACATCAGCAGTACCGAAGGAGGAAGACCACGACTAGCTTTCTGTGCACCA GCTGGCTTCACAGGGGAAGTCCCCCCTGGTCCCCCATCCCCTACATGTGAGGAGTTAGAGTGTGGAGAAAGATTTGAATGCCGCGAGAGAAAAGAAAACGGACTAACAATCGGCAGATGTGCGAGGAAAGAAACTGACGGACCGCAACCAACCGGCAGGCCCACTGTACGTCCAACTAGACCCTCAGGCAATAGAACCAGACCTACTGGAGGAAGACCAACCGACAGGCCCTCAGGCAATACAGATAAGCCTCGTCCTACTGGAGGAAGACCAACTGGCAGGCCCTCAGGCAATACAGATAAGCCTCGTCCTACTGGAGGAAAACCAACCGACAGGCCCTCAGGCAATACTCGACCTACTGGAGGAAAACCAACCGACAGGCCCTCAGGCAATACTCGACCTACTGGAGGAAAACCAACCGGCAGGCCCTCAGGTAATACAGATAAGCCTCGACCTACTGGAGAGAGACCATCGAACAGGCCTACAGCCAGACCTCGTCCGCAAACGGAATCGAAACCAAATCCAACAAGGCCCTCAAGGCCGAATCCAACAAGGCCCTCAAGGCCTCTAAAGCCTGGACGCTAA
- the LOC135344526 gene encoding cell surface glycoprotein 1-like isoform X5 codes for MMQQQVKLLLALAALLGAANAQRGCPNQVDCTDDPCATATCPSFMDTECRVNNCSGECTADFFTTKGSRDVNVTNNCFKYFETCKEDTCNIRRKCMTYTPEVCKNGRICQNIRCEIESLPPLTCEDLVCTDDKTKCETTQTTRGTQARCVVSIPDNCDEKKCDEGMVCEVRTRGKDGVQVARCVADKKDSTNPRRGATCAEVECDEDEVCLMLSDDNGARCANPPPPTDCSQLQCEQGMDCLPTENKKRVRCVRRKEPFGDSNPTERPSGATPLPVLARSCDQLDCEPGYSCRMVANKAKNGNRQPLPTCKPDECPTRKPRGPPRSCRQLECGREEVCVTCGEGEKTRARCLATERPNMRQGNTTNPGRLGNHTKPRNTTSGNGTRPTGKPVRPTRPSGNGTRPTGRPTVVRPTRPSGNGTRPTGRPVRPTRPSGNGTRPTGGRPTGRPVRPTRPSGNGTRPTGGRPTGRPNRPRNATTPDQRANRCKEAECRRGFRCIQVRRGERQVPTCVRVIDEVCRLGPEQREIFGKGGLTKPDEREDGKSKFEEGDMEEDDETPERPNKKEEGDDETEDDEESERRNKKEEGDDETEDEESERRNKKEEGDNETEDDEESERRNKNEEGDDETEDNEESERRNKKEEGDDETEDDDKDEDSSTPRPRPRPTNLRLPDLCSERACCPGEKCYISSTEGGRPRLAFCAPAGFTGEVPPGPPSPTCEELECGERFECRERKENGLTIGRCARKETDGPQPTGRPTVRPTRPSGNRTRPTGGRPTDRPSGNTDKPRPTGGRPTGRPSGNTDKPRPTGGKPTDRPSGNTRPTGGKPTDRPSGNTRPTGGKPTGRPSGNTDKPRPTGERPSNRPTARPRPQTESKPNPTRPSRPNPTRPSRPLKPGR; via the exons ATGATGCAACAGCAAGTGAAACTGCTACTTGCACTAGCAGCTTTGCTAGGAGCAGCCAACGCTCAACGCGGATGCCCTAACCAAGTTGATTGCACCGACGATCCATGTGCGACTGCCACCTGTCCTTCCTTCATGGATACAGAATGCCGCGTCAACAACTGTTCCGGAGAATGCACTGCAGATTTCTTCACTACAAAAGGCAGTCGAGATGTGAATGTGACAAACAATTGCTTCAAATACTTCGAGACATGCAAGGAAGATACTTGCAACATACGAAGGAAATGTATGACCTACACTCCGGAGGTTTGCAAGAATGGAAGAATCTGTCAAAACATAAG GTGTGAGATTGAAAGTCTCCCTCCTTTGACTTGTGAAGATCTTGTCTGTACCGACGACAAAACAAAGTGTGAGACCACCCAGACAACCCGTGGGACACAAGCTCGCTGCGTAGTGAGTATTCCAGACAACTGTGATGAAAAAAAGTGCGATGAGGGAATGGTTTGTGAGGTCAGGACCAGAGGTAAAGATGGGGTCCAAGTTGCAAGATGTGTAGCCGACAAGAAAGACTCTACAAATCCAAGAAGGGGCGCCACGTGCGCTGAAGTTGAATGCGATGAAGACGAAGTTTGTCTCATGCTCAGTGACGACAATGGAGCAAGGTGTGCTAACCCACCGCCCCCTACTGATTGCAGCCAGCTGCAGTGTGAACAGGGAATGGATTGTTTGCCAACTGAGAATAAAAAGAGAGTTCGATGTGTACGGAGGAAAG AGCCTTTTGGAGATTCTAATCCGACAGAGCGTCCATCGGGTGCCACTCCTCTGCCAGTACTGGcaaggtcatgtgatcagcTCGACTGCGAGCCAGGCTACAGCTGTCGGATGGTGGCCAACAAAGCGAAGAATGGGAATAGACAACCATTGCCTACATGCAAGCCTGATGAATGCCCCACAAG GAAACCACGAGGTCCTCCGAGGAGTTGCAGACAGCTGGAGTGTGGGCGTGAGGAggtgtgtgtgacatgtggAGAGGGAGAGAAGACTAGAGCGAGGTGCCTAGCaactg AGAGACCAAACATGCGTCAAGGTAATACCACAAACCCAGGACGACTGGGAAACCATACCAAACCACGCAATACAACTTCGGGCAATGGAACCAGACCAACTGGCAAACCCGTACGTCCAACTAGACCCTCAGGCAATGGAACCAGACCAACTGGCAGGCCCACTGTTGTACGTCCAACTAGACCCTCAGGCAATGGAACCAGACCAACCGGCAGGCCTGTACGTCCAACTAGGCCCTCAGGCAATGGAACCAGACCAACTGGAGGAAGACCAACCGGCAGGCCTGTACGTCCAACTAGACCCTCAG GCAATGGAACCAGACCAACTGGAGGAAGACCAACCGGCAGGCCCAACCGTCCACGTAATGCCACAACACCAGACCAACGTGCAAACAGGTGTAAAGAAGCTGAGTGTCGCCGTGGTTTCAGATGTATCCAGGTTCGTAGGGGGGAGCGTCAAGTGCCCACCTGTGTGCGTGTAATCGATGAAGTGTGTCGACTGGGCCCCGAACAAAGAGAAATTTTCGGAAAGGGTGGACTGACAAAGCCAGATGAAAGAGAAGACGGAAAGAGTAAGTTCGAAGAAGGCGATATGGAAGAAGACGACGAAACGCCAGAGAGGCCTAACAAGAAGGAGGAAGGAGACGACGAAACAGAAGACGATGAAGAGTCCGAGAGGCGTAACAAGAAGGAGGAAGGAGACGACGAAACAGAAGACGAAGAGTCCGAGAGGCGCAACAAGAAGGAGGAAGGAGACAACGAAACAGAAGACGACGAAGAGTCCGAGAGGCGTAACAAGAATGAGGAAGGAGACGACGAAACAGAAGACAATGAAGAGTCCGAGAGGCGTAACAAGAAGGAAGAAGGAGACGACGAAACAGAAGATGATGATAAGGATGAGGACAGCTCTACCCCTCGACCACGCCCACGCCCTACTAATCTCCGCCTACCCGACCTATGTTCTGAGCGAGCTTGCTGTCCTGGAGAGAAATGCTACATCAGCAGTACCGAAGGAGGAAGACCACGACTAGCTTTCTGTGCACCA GCTGGCTTCACAGGGGAAGTCCCCCCTGGTCCCCCATCCCCTACATGTGAGGAGTTAGAGTGTGGAGAAAGATTTGAATGCCGCGAGAGAAAAGAAAACGGACTAACAATCGGCAGATGTGCGAGGAAAGAAACTGACGGACCGCAACCAACCGGCAGGCCCACTGTACGTCCAACTAGACCCTCAGGCAATAGAACCAGACCTACTGGAGGAAGACCAACCGACAGGCCCTCAGGCAATACAGATAAGCCTCGTCCTACTGGAGGAAGACCAACTGGCAGGCCCTCAGGCAATACAGATAAGCCTCGTCCTACTGGAGGAAAACCAACCGACAGGCCCTCAGGCAATACTCGACCTACTGGAGGAAAACCAACCGACAGGCCCTCAGGCAATACTCGACCTACTGGAGGAAAACCAACCGGCAGGCCCTCAGGTAATACAGATAAGCCTCGACCTACTGGAGAGAGACCATCGAACAGGCCTACAGCCAGACCTCGTCCGCAAACGGAATCGAAACCAAATCCAACAAGGCCCTCAAGGCCGAATCCAACAAGGCCCTCAAGGCCTCTAAAGCCTGGACGCTAA
- the LOC135344526 gene encoding cell surface glycoprotein 1-like isoform X1, translating to MMQQQVKLLLALAALLGAANAQRGCPNQVDCTDDPCATATCPSFMDTECRVNNCSGECTADFFTTKGSRDVNVTNNCFKYFETCKEDTCNIRRKCMTYTPEVCKNGRICQNIRCEIESLPPLTCEDLVCTDDKTKCETTQTTRGTQARCVVSIPDNCDEKKCDEGMVCEVRTRGKDGVQVARCVADKKDSTNPRRGATCAEVECDEDEVCLMLSDDNGARCANPPPPTDCSQLQCEQGMDCLPTENKKRVRCVRRKEPFGDSNPTERPSGATPLPVLARSCDQLDCEPGYSCRMVANKAKNGNRQPLPTCKPDECPTRKPRGPPRSCRQLECGREEVCVTCGEGEKTRARCLATERPNMRQGNTTNPGRLGNHTKPRNTTSGNGTRPTGKPVRPTRPSGNGTRPTGRPTVVRPTRPSGNGTRPTGRPVRPTRPSGNGTRPTGGRPTGRPVRPTRPSGNGTRPTGRPTVVRPTRPSGNGTRPTGRPVRPTRPSGNGTRPTGGRPTGRPNRPRNATTPDQRANRCKEAECRRGFRCIQVRRGERQVPTCVRVIDEVCRLGPEQREIFGKGGLTKPDEREDGKSKFEEGDMEEDDETPERPNKKEEGDDETEDDEESERRNKKEEGDDETEDEESERRNKKEEGDNETEDDEESERRNKNEEGDDETEDNEESERRNKKEEGDDETEDDDKDEDSSTPRPRPRPTNLRLPDLCSERACCPGEKCYISSTEGGRPRLAFCAPAGFTGEVPPGPPSPTCEELECGERFECRERKENGLTIGRCARKETDGPQPTGRPTVRPTRPSGNRTRPTGGRPTDRPSGNTDKPRPTGGRPTGRPSGNTDKPRPTGGKPTDRPSGNTRPTGGKPTDRPSGNTRPTGGKPTGRPSGNTDKPRPTGERPSNRPTARPRPQTESKPNPTRPSRPNPTRPSRPLKPGR from the exons ATGATGCAACAGCAAGTGAAACTGCTACTTGCACTAGCAGCTTTGCTAGGAGCAGCCAACGCTCAACGCGGATGCCCTAACCAAGTTGATTGCACCGACGATCCATGTGCGACTGCCACCTGTCCTTCCTTCATGGATACAGAATGCCGCGTCAACAACTGTTCCGGAGAATGCACTGCAGATTTCTTCACTACAAAAGGCAGTCGAGATGTGAATGTGACAAACAATTGCTTCAAATACTTCGAGACATGCAAGGAAGATACTTGCAACATACGAAGGAAATGTATGACCTACACTCCGGAGGTTTGCAAGAATGGAAGAATCTGTCAAAACATAAG GTGTGAGATTGAAAGTCTCCCTCCTTTGACTTGTGAAGATCTTGTCTGTACCGACGACAAAACAAAGTGTGAGACCACCCAGACAACCCGTGGGACACAAGCTCGCTGCGTAGTGAGTATTCCAGACAACTGTGATGAAAAAAAGTGCGATGAGGGAATGGTTTGTGAGGTCAGGACCAGAGGTAAAGATGGGGTCCAAGTTGCAAGATGTGTAGCCGACAAGAAAGACTCTACAAATCCAAGAAGGGGCGCCACGTGCGCTGAAGTTGAATGCGATGAAGACGAAGTTTGTCTCATGCTCAGTGACGACAATGGAGCAAGGTGTGCTAACCCACCGCCCCCTACTGATTGCAGCCAGCTGCAGTGTGAACAGGGAATGGATTGTTTGCCAACTGAGAATAAAAAGAGAGTTCGATGTGTACGGAGGAAAG AGCCTTTTGGAGATTCTAATCCGACAGAGCGTCCATCGGGTGCCACTCCTCTGCCAGTACTGGcaaggtcatgtgatcagcTCGACTGCGAGCCAGGCTACAGCTGTCGGATGGTGGCCAACAAAGCGAAGAATGGGAATAGACAACCATTGCCTACATGCAAGCCTGATGAATGCCCCACAAG GAAACCACGAGGTCCTCCGAGGAGTTGCAGACAGCTGGAGTGTGGGCGTGAGGAggtgtgtgtgacatgtggAGAGGGAGAGAAGACTAGAGCGAGGTGCCTAGCaactg AGAGACCAAACATGCGTCAAGGTAATACCACAAACCCAGGACGACTGGGAAACCATACCAAACCACGCAATACAACTTCGGGCAATGGAACCAGACCAACTGGCAAACCCGTACGTCCAACTAGACCCTCAGGCAATGGAACCAGACCAACTGGCAGGCCCACTGTTGTACGTCCAACTAGACCCTCAGGCAATGGAACCAGACCAACCGGCAGGCCTGTACGTCCAACTAGGCCCTCAGGCAATGGAACCAGACCAACTGGAGGAAGACCAACCGGCAGGCCTGTACGTCCAACTAGACCCTCAGGCAATGGAACCAGACCAACTGGCAGGCCCACTGTTGTACGTCCAACTAGACCCTCAGGCAATGGAACCAGACCAACCGGCAGGCCTGTACGTCCAACTAGGCCCTCAGGCAATGGAACCAGACCAACTGGAGGAAGACCAACCGGCAGGCCCAACCGTCCACGTAATGCCACAACACCAGACCAACGTGCAAACAGGTGTAAAGAAGCTGAGTGTCGCCGTGGTTTCAGATGTATCCAGGTTCGTAGGGGGGAGCGTCAAGTGCCCACCTGTGTGCGTGTAATCGATGAAGTGTGTCGACTGGGCCCCGAACAAAGAGAAATTTTCGGAAAGGGTGGACTGACAAAGCCAGATGAAAGAGAAGACGGAAAGAGTAAGTTCGAAGAAGGCGATATGGAAGAAGACGACGAAACGCCAGAGAGGCCTAACAAGAAGGAGGAAGGAGACGACGAAACAGAAGACGATGAAGAGTCCGAGAGGCGTAACAAGAAGGAGGAAGGAGACGACGAAACAGAAGACGAAGAGTCCGAGAGGCGCAACAAGAAGGAGGAAGGAGACAACGAAACAGAAGACGACGAAGAGTCCGAGAGGCGTAACAAGAATGAGGAAGGAGACGACGAAACAGAAGACAATGAAGAGTCCGAGAGGCGTAACAAGAAGGAAGAAGGAGACGACGAAACAGAAGATGATGATAAGGATGAGGACAGCTCTACCCCTCGACCACGCCCACGCCCTACTAATCTCCGCCTACCCGACCTATGTTCTGAGCGAGCTTGCTGTCCTGGAGAGAAATGCTACATCAGCAGTACCGAAGGAGGAAGACCACGACTAGCTTTCTGTGCACCA GCTGGCTTCACAGGGGAAGTCCCCCCTGGTCCCCCATCCCCTACATGTGAGGAGTTAGAGTGTGGAGAAAGATTTGAATGCCGCGAGAGAAAAGAAAACGGACTAACAATCGGCAGATGTGCGAGGAAAGAAACTGACGGACCGCAACCAACCGGCAGGCCCACTGTACGTCCAACTAGACCCTCAGGCAATAGAACCAGACCTACTGGAGGAAGACCAACCGACAGGCCCTCAGGCAATACAGATAAGCCTCGTCCTACTGGAGGAAGACCAACTGGCAGGCCCTCAGGCAATACAGATAAGCCTCGTCCTACTGGAGGAAAACCAACCGACAGGCCCTCAGGCAATACTCGACCTACTGGAGGAAAACCAACCGACAGGCCCTCAGGCAATACTCGACCTACTGGAGGAAAACCAACCGGCAGGCCCTCAGGTAATACAGATAAGCCTCGACCTACTGGAGAGAGACCATCGAACAGGCCTACAGCCAGACCTCGTCCGCAAACGGAATCGAAACCAAATCCAACAAGGCCCTCAAGGCCGAATCCAACAAGGCCCTCAAGGCCTCTAAAGCCTGGACGCTAA